The proteins below are encoded in one region of uncultured Eubacteriales bacterium:
- a CDS encoding ABC transporter, ATP-binding protein, translated as MLEIKNVFKTFNAGTVNEKVALNGLNLTLSDGDFATVIGGNGAGKSTMLNIVAGVYPADQGSITIDGQNVTRLPEHKRAKFIGRVFQDPMMGTAASMGIEENLALALRRGQSRGLRWGITPKERERYKLLLSELGLGLEDRLTSKVGLLSGGQRQALTLLMSTLQKPKLLLLDEHTAALDPKTAATVLETTERIISRDKLTTLMITHNMRDAIAHGNRLIMMYEGRVVIDIAGEEKKKLTVEKLLEQFEKVSGSKEADDKLLLS; from the coding sequence ATGCTTGAGATCAAGAACGTCTTTAAAACCTTTAATGCGGGCACCGTCAACGAGAAGGTGGCCCTGAACGGTCTGAACCTGACCCTGTCCGACGGGGACTTCGCCACCGTCATCGGCGGTAACGGCGCGGGCAAGAGCACCATGCTCAACATCGTAGCCGGGGTCTACCCGGCTGACCAGGGCTCAATCACCATCGACGGGCAGAACGTGACCCGTCTGCCCGAGCACAAGCGGGCCAAGTTCATCGGCCGTGTCTTCCAGGACCCCATGATGGGCACCGCCGCCAGCATGGGCATCGAGGAAAATCTCGCCCTGGCCCTCCGCCGAGGGCAGAGCCGCGGACTCAGGTGGGGCATCACCCCCAAGGAGCGGGAGCGGTACAAGCTCCTTCTGTCCGAACTGGGCCTAGGGCTGGAGGACCGACTCACCTCCAAGGTAGGCCTCCTCTCCGGGGGCCAGCGGCAGGCGCTCACCCTCCTCATGTCAACCCTGCAAAAGCCCAAGCTCCTCCTCCTGGACGAGCACACCGCAGCCTTAGACCCCAAGACAGCCGCCACCGTGCTGGAGACCACGGAGCGCATCATCAGCCGGGATAAGCTCACCACCCTCATGATCACCCACAACATGCGCGACGCCATTGCCCACGGCAATCGCCTCATCATGATGTACGAGGGCCGGGTGGTCATTGACATCGCGGGCGAGGAGAAGAAAAAGCTCACCGTGGAAAAGCTCTTGGAGCAGTTCGAGAAGGTCTCCGGCAGTAAGGAAGCCGACGACAAGCTCCTGCTGTCGTAA